One segment of Yersinia kristensenii DNA contains the following:
- a CDS encoding YciC family protein, with product MPITANTLYRDSFNFLRNQLPAILLLALLTAFITVMLNQAFIPDTEQLSTLSSTENDFASSGNISITELVAQLTPEQQIVLLKVSAAATFSALVGNVLLVGGMLTLISMVSQGRRVSALQAIGISLPILPRLLLLMFIGTLLIQLGITLFIVPGIVIAVALSLSPAIVTTEKIGVFAAMKASTKLAFANVRLIVPAMMLWIAAKLILLYLVNHLTVLPTPIASVVLASLSNLVSALLLVYLFRLYMLLRPTDTTV from the coding sequence ATGCCTATCACGGCTAACACTTTATACCGTGACAGTTTTAACTTTTTACGCAATCAGCTACCCGCCATTCTGTTGCTGGCGCTGCTGACTGCGTTCATTACCGTCATGTTAAATCAGGCATTTATCCCTGATACTGAACAACTGAGTACCTTAAGTTCCACAGAAAATGATTTCGCATCATCAGGCAATATCAGCATTACAGAATTAGTGGCGCAACTCACGCCAGAGCAACAGATTGTGCTGCTCAAAGTGTCAGCGGCGGCCACTTTCTCAGCATTAGTGGGTAATGTATTGTTAGTCGGTGGTATGTTGACGCTGATTTCTATGGTTTCTCAAGGCCGTCGTGTTAGCGCATTGCAGGCAATTGGCATTTCCTTGCCTATTTTACCCCGCCTACTGCTGCTGATGTTTATTGGCACCTTGTTAATTCAGTTGGGAATAACCCTGTTTATCGTGCCGGGTATCGTCATTGCTGTCGCACTTTCCCTGTCACCCGCTATCGTCACGACAGAAAAAATAGGCGTTTTTGCCGCCATGAAAGCCAGTACTAAATTGGCGTTTGCCAATGTACGGCTGATTGTGCCAGCAATGATGCTGTGGATAGCGGCCAAACTGATTTTACTGTATTTGGTCAATCACTTGACGGTATTGCCGACGCCCATTGCCAGTGTCGTTTTAGCTTCACTGAGTAATCTGGTTTCCGCATTATTGCTGGTGTATTTGTTCCGCTTATATATGTTATTGCGCCCGACCGATACTACCGTATAA
- a CDS encoding YkgJ family cysteine cluster protein — MSAEINPCVSCGACCAYFRVSFYWAEGQDGGGTVPPTMTEQVTPFISCMSGTNCKSPRCTALQGEVGQSVSCSIYGQRPSPCHEFEPSGEAGIHNPDCDRARAHYGLPPLPVDNIQIIRVEEIRCWPMTGSHSAP; from the coding sequence ATGAGCGCTGAAATAAATCCGTGTGTCAGTTGTGGGGCCTGCTGTGCCTATTTTCGAGTGTCATTTTATTGGGCTGAAGGCCAGGATGGCGGCGGCACAGTTCCCCCTACCATGACCGAGCAAGTCACTCCCTTTATTAGCTGTATGTCCGGCACTAACTGCAAATCCCCGCGCTGCACCGCCCTTCAGGGAGAGGTGGGTCAGTCTGTTTCTTGTTCAATCTATGGTCAGCGCCCTTCTCCTTGTCATGAATTTGAACCGTCGGGGGAAGCCGGGATTCACAATCCGGATTGTGACCGCGCCCGTGCCCACTACGGCTTGCCACCGTTACCTGTTGATAACATCCAGATAATTAGAGTAGAAGAAATCCGCTGTTGGCCAATGACAGGATCCCACAGCGCGCCATAA
- the ompW gene encoding outer membrane protein OmpW — MKKVTLALLAVATLTSTAVSAHQAGDYIFRAGTATVRPNTGSDDVLGYGSFKADNNTQLGLTFSYLVTDNIGVELLAATPFRHKVGLGPTGDIAEVKQLPPTLMAQYYFRDKQDKLRPYLGIGLNYTTFFDEKFNNTGTSAGLTDLSVKDSWGVAGQAGLDYMVSENWMVNMSVWWMNIETDVKFKAAGQEQSIHTRLDPWVFMFGAGYRF, encoded by the coding sequence ATGAAAAAAGTCACTTTGGCATTGTTAGCCGTAGCAACTCTGACATCGACTGCGGTAAGTGCGCACCAAGCGGGCGATTATATTTTCCGGGCAGGGACGGCAACTGTCAGACCCAATACAGGTTCTGATGATGTATTAGGTTATGGTTCCTTCAAAGCGGATAATAATACCCAGTTGGGCCTGACCTTCAGCTATCTGGTTACTGATAATATCGGGGTCGAACTGTTGGCCGCGACGCCGTTCCGTCATAAGGTTGGCCTTGGGCCGACCGGCGATATTGCCGAAGTTAAGCAATTGCCACCGACATTAATGGCACAGTATTATTTCCGTGATAAACAAGACAAACTGCGCCCGTACTTGGGGATAGGTCTGAACTACACCACTTTCTTTGATGAGAAATTCAACAATACCGGCACTTCTGCTGGTTTGACGGATTTAAGTGTTAAAGACTCTTGGGGAGTGGCCGGTCAGGCCGGTTTGGATTACATGGTCAGCGAAAACTGGATGGTGAATATGTCTGTCTGGTGGATGAATATCGAAACTGACGTGAAATTCAAAGCCGCGGGTCAAGAACAAAGTATTCATACTCGCCTTGATCCATGGGTGTTTATGTTCGGCGCGGGCTATCGTTTCTAA
- a CDS encoding BON domain-containing protein — MKIFKTLAALCIAVVMAMAISACAPTAKSEGTGGYLDDTVVTTKVKSALLGEKNLKSTEISVETFKGRVQLSGFVSSRQDANRAVQITRGVPGVKSVSDQMLIR; from the coding sequence ATGAAGATTTTTAAGACTTTGGCAGCCTTATGTATTGCAGTGGTGATGGCGATGGCAATATCTGCTTGTGCGCCGACAGCAAAATCGGAAGGAACCGGTGGTTATCTGGATGATACTGTGGTGACGACGAAAGTGAAATCTGCGCTGCTGGGTGAGAAGAATCTAAAATCGACTGAAATCAGTGTTGAGACGTTCAAAGGGCGGGTTCAGTTGAGTGGTTTTGTTAGCTCGCGTCAGGATGCAAACCGCGCGGTACAGATTACCCGTGGCGTACCTGGGGTGAAATCTGTTAGTGATCAAATGCTTATCAGGTAA
- the trpA gene encoding tryptophan synthase subunit alpha, whose translation MERYQQLFQQLAAKKEGAFVPFVQLGDPTPALSLEIIDTLIAAGADALELGIPFSDPLADGPTIQNAALRAFAAGVTPSICFEMLAEIRKKHPTIPIGLLMYANLVFHNGIDTFYQRCADVGVDSVLIADVPFEESLPFRTAALRHGIAPIFICPPNADDDLLREIASHGRGYTYLLSRAGVTGAEHHGHLPLNHLIDKLREYHAAPALQGFGISEPEQVKISLEAGAAGAISGSAIVKIIENNLSQPTEMLAQLASFVTKMKAATRS comes from the coding sequence ATGGAGCGTTATCAACAGCTTTTCCAACAATTGGCCGCCAAAAAAGAAGGCGCATTTGTGCCTTTCGTGCAACTGGGTGACCCAACACCAGCGCTTTCTTTAGAGATTATCGACACCTTAATTGCCGCCGGTGCCGATGCCTTGGAGCTGGGTATTCCCTTCTCTGACCCATTGGCGGATGGCCCGACGATTCAAAACGCGGCGCTGCGCGCTTTCGCCGCCGGTGTGACTCCGAGCATTTGTTTTGAGATGCTGGCCGAAATCCGCAAAAAGCACCCCACTATTCCTATTGGGCTGCTGATGTATGCAAATCTGGTCTTCCATAACGGAATTGATACTTTCTATCAGCGCTGTGCTGATGTGGGTGTCGACTCGGTGCTGATTGCTGACGTGCCGTTTGAAGAGTCACTGCCCTTCCGAACGGCGGCCTTGCGCCACGGAATTGCGCCTATCTTTATCTGCCCGCCGAATGCAGATGATGATTTATTGCGGGAAATAGCCTCTCATGGCCGCGGTTATACCTATCTGCTTTCTCGTGCAGGGGTGACCGGTGCGGAACACCATGGCCATCTGCCCTTGAATCATTTAATAGATAAACTGCGTGAATACCATGCCGCGCCAGCCCTGCAAGGTTTTGGTATTTCAGAACCGGAGCAGGTGAAAATCAGCCTGGAGGCTGGAGCAGCAGGCGCTATTTCAGGTTCTGCGATTGTAAAAATCATTGAAAACAATCTCTCTCAGCCCACTGAGATGCTCGCCCAATTGGCGAGTTTTGTGACTAAAATGAAAGCAGCGACCCGCAGCTAG
- the trpB gene encoding tryptophan synthase subunit beta codes for MTTLNPYFGEFGGMYVPQILMPALKQLEEAFVSAQLDPEFQAEFQDLLKNYAGRPTALTLCQNLTAGTKTKLYLKREDLLHGGAHKTNQVLGQALLAKRMGKTEIIAETGAGQHGVASALACALLGLKCRIYMGAKDIERQSPNVFRMRLMGAEVIPVHSGSSTLKDACNEALRDWSGSYETAHYMLGTAAGPHPYPTIVREFQRMIGEETKAQMLAREGRLPDAVLACIGGGSNAIGMFADFIDEPGVGLIGVEPAGLGIETGQHGAPLKHGKVGIYFGMKSPMMQTSDGQIEESYSISAGLDFPSVGPQHAYLNSIGRADYVSVTDDEALEAFKALSCKEGIIPALESSHALAHALKMIKASPEKEQILVVNLSGRGDKDIFTVHDILKARGEI; via the coding sequence ATGACCACATTGAATCCCTATTTTGGCGAGTTCGGGGGCATGTATGTCCCCCAGATTCTGATGCCAGCATTAAAGCAATTGGAAGAGGCTTTTGTCAGTGCTCAGTTAGACCCTGAGTTCCAGGCGGAATTTCAGGATTTGCTCAAGAACTATGCCGGGCGTCCCACCGCTCTGACCCTGTGTCAAAATTTGACCGCGGGGACTAAAACCAAGTTATATCTGAAACGCGAAGACCTGTTGCACGGCGGCGCGCACAAAACAAATCAGGTGTTAGGCCAAGCTTTATTAGCAAAACGCATGGGTAAGACAGAAATCATTGCTGAAACCGGTGCCGGTCAGCATGGTGTGGCGTCAGCATTAGCCTGCGCCCTGCTCGGCTTAAAATGCCGCATTTATATGGGCGCTAAAGATATTGAGCGCCAGTCACCCAACGTATTTCGTATGCGCTTGATGGGAGCCGAAGTTATCCCAGTGCACAGTGGCTCCTCGACACTGAAAGATGCGTGTAATGAAGCCCTGCGTGACTGGTCTGGTAGCTACGAAACCGCCCACTATATGCTGGGAACCGCCGCAGGCCCGCACCCTTACCCAACGATTGTGCGCGAATTCCAACGGATGATTGGCGAAGAAACTAAAGCGCAAATGCTGGCCAGAGAAGGCCGCCTGCCAGATGCGGTGCTGGCATGCATCGGTGGCGGTTCTAACGCCATTGGGATGTTTGCTGATTTTATCGATGAGCCGGGCGTGGGCCTGATTGGCGTAGAACCGGCCGGGCTGGGTATCGAAACCGGCCAACATGGTGCGCCACTCAAACACGGCAAAGTGGGTATCTACTTCGGCATGAAATCGCCGATGATGCAAACCAGTGATGGTCAAATTGAAGAATCTTACTCAATTTCTGCTGGTTTAGACTTCCCGTCTGTCGGGCCACAACATGCTTATTTGAACAGCATTGGGCGCGCGGATTATGTTTCAGTGACCGACGACGAAGCTCTGGAGGCGTTTAAAGCACTGTCATGTAAAGAAGGGATTATCCCGGCATTGGAATCTTCCCATGCACTGGCGCATGCTTTGAAAATGATTAAAGCATCACCAGAAAAAGAACAGATACTGGTGGTGAATCTGTCCGGGCGTGGTGATAAAGATATTTTCACCGTTCACGATATCCTGAAAGCACGGGGAGAAATTTAA
- the trpCF gene encoding bifunctional indole-3-glycerol-phosphate synthase TrpC/phosphoribosylanthranilate isomerase TrpF, which yields MQETVLHKIVRDKEIWVAARKLQQPLASFQNGITPSQRDFYHALQGDKTVFILECKKASPSKGVIRDNFNPTEIAAVYKNYASAISVLTDEKYFQGSFDFLPQVSAVVTQPVLCKDFIIDAYQIQLARFYQADAILLMLSVLDDETYRQLAAVAHSLNMGVLTEASNAEELERAIALEAKVVGINNRDLRDLSISLDRTRELAPRLPKNVTVISESGINTYQQVRELGHFANGFLIGSALMSEPDLNAAVRRVLLGENKVCGLTRAQDAAAAYQAGAVYGGLIFVGNSPRYVDIAQARTVISGAPLKYVGVFRDAKVETIQQTAERLSLTAVQLHGHEDQTYINQLREVLPASCQIWQALSVSDTVPARNLLHVERYVLDNGQGGTGQRFDWSLLAGQPLDNVLLAGGLGPDNCGAAAQLGCAGLDLNSGVESAPGIKDPQKIAAVFQTLRTY from the coding sequence ATGCAGGAAACCGTACTTCACAAAATAGTGCGCGATAAGGAAATCTGGGTTGCCGCGCGGAAATTGCAACAACCTCTGGCCAGCTTCCAAAATGGCATTACCCCGAGCCAGCGCGATTTTTATCACGCGCTACAGGGCGACAAAACCGTGTTTATTTTGGAATGCAAAAAAGCATCGCCATCCAAGGGGGTTATTCGCGATAATTTTAACCCGACAGAGATTGCGGCAGTTTATAAAAATTACGCCTCGGCTATCTCGGTTCTGACGGATGAAAAATACTTCCAGGGCAGTTTTGATTTCTTGCCGCAAGTCAGTGCCGTGGTAACTCAACCGGTATTGTGCAAAGACTTTATTATTGATGCTTACCAAATTCAGCTCGCCCGTTTTTATCAGGCTGATGCTATTTTGCTGATGTTATCTGTCCTGGATGATGAAACTTATCGTCAACTGGCCGCCGTGGCTCATAGCCTGAACATGGGCGTGTTGACCGAGGCCAGCAATGCCGAAGAGCTGGAAAGAGCCATTGCATTAGAGGCGAAAGTCGTCGGTATCAATAACCGAGATTTACGCGACTTATCTATCAGCCTTGATCGCACCCGTGAACTGGCCCCCCGCTTGCCCAAAAACGTGACGGTCATCAGCGAATCCGGCATCAATACCTACCAACAAGTGCGCGAACTCGGCCACTTTGCCAACGGGTTCCTGATTGGCAGCGCGTTGATGTCTGAACCCGACCTGAATGCCGCGGTACGCCGCGTATTACTGGGCGAGAATAAAGTCTGCGGTCTGACCCGCGCCCAAGATGCCGCCGCGGCTTACCAAGCTGGAGCAGTGTATGGCGGGTTGATTTTTGTCGGAAATTCACCCCGTTATGTGGATATTGCGCAGGCCCGCACCGTGATTAGTGGTGCGCCGCTAAAATATGTCGGTGTGTTCCGTGATGCTAAAGTCGAGACTATACAACAAACAGCTGAGCGCCTGTCGCTAACCGCCGTGCAATTGCATGGGCATGAAGATCAAACCTATATCAACCAACTGCGGGAGGTATTGCCCGCCAGTTGCCAGATTTGGCAAGCATTGAGTGTCAGTGACACTGTGCCAGCGCGCAACTTACTGCATGTCGAGCGCTATGTGTTGGATAATGGCCAGGGGGGCACCGGCCAACGCTTTGACTGGTCATTATTAGCCGGTCAGCCATTGGACAATGTCCTGCTGGCAGGCGGGCTGGGGCCGGATAACTGCGGTGCTGCGGCGCAATTAGGCTGCGCTGGCCTGGATCTCAATTCCGGTGTCGAAAGTGCCCCCGGCATTAAAGATCCCCAAAAGATTGCCGCGGTATTCCAGACATTACGCACCTATTAA